A stretch of DNA from Bacteroidales bacterium:
AAACCGTCCAGGTTATAGGAGGGCACCTCCAGTACCTTGCTATGAAACAGGGGATCTATATAATCGGGACCTGTTTTGAAAGGGGCGATCTTCCAGCCCCTGGATTTTAATAAATCCATCAAGCCTATGGTAACGGTTGTTTTACCGCAACCGCTGTTGGTACCTGCAATCAAGAATCCATGCATAGCGATACATTTAAAAATTTTTTAAATTCCTCCATGTTTGAAGGCAATTTTTGGGAATCCAAATCCGGCATCAATGCATAGCAGGTCTCTACAATAAAAGGAAGATGAAGGCCAGCTTCCTCTATTGCTGCTTGCTTGCTGAAAACTTCCTTCGGAGCTCCGGTCATAATAACTCTTCCTTCCTTCATGAGAACAATATGATCAGCCCAGGTATAAGCCCGGTTCACATCATGGGTGGAAATAAGCACTGTTTTCCCTTGTTGATGAAGGCGGTTTAACAAGTTAAAAGTAAGATTGGCATGCCAGGGATCGAGACTTGAAGCGGGTTCATCACAAACAAGCACTTCTGGTTCCATCGCCAGCACAGAGGCCAGGCATATGCGTTTTTTCTGTCCAGTGCTCAGGTTATGTGGAGGTTTATCACTCAAATGATGCAGACAAAACTCATCAACCGCCTTTTCCGTCCTTTCGCGCACCCATTGTTTATCACGATTCAGGTTATACAAACCGAAGGAAATTTCTTCAAAAACCGTTGGGGCAATCAACTGATCATCGGGCTCCTGAAATACAAAGCCCACCCTGGAACGCAATTCTCTTAGGGCACGCTTATTATATCTGAATCTTTGGCCGTTAAAATACAGATATCCATGGGTGGGCTTAAAAATTCCATTAAGCAGAAGCATTAAGGTTGATTTGCCGGCACCGTTCCCGCCCAATAAGGCTATTCTTTTGCCCTCAGGCAAAGATAGGTTCACA
This window harbors:
- a CDS encoding ABC transporter ATP-binding protein, with amino-acid sequence MAKSIIDLHTVWHSYPLGNVSLEDVNLSLPEGKRIALLGGNGAGKSTLMLLLNGIFKPTHGYLYFNGQRFRYNKRALRELRSRVGFVFQEPDDQLIAPTVFEEISFGLYNLNRDKQWVRERTEKAVDEFCLHHLSDKPPHNLSTGQKKRICLASVLAMEPEVLVCDEPASSLDPWHANLTFNLLNRLHQQGKTVLISTHDVNRAYTWADHIVLMKEGRVIMTGAPKEVFSKQAAIEEAGLHLPFIVETCYALMPDLDSQKLPSNMEEFKKFLNVSLCMDS